The proteins below are encoded in one region of Carcharodon carcharias isolate sCarCar2 chromosome 2, sCarCar2.pri, whole genome shotgun sequence:
- the tnfsf10 gene encoding tumor necrosis factor ligand superfamily member 10 isoform X2 has protein sequence MDTKCGLIRENFSKSNMACLTEDILNLNPGTMGHEEFYDYASREKTGWNEELCWQFRVQIQQLIEQTISNQYEEDMSVIVKGEVSRLLPSLTQSESGSQLTAQKIAAHLTGNYKTRSTQVEGPESRKLQGQKVQAWEPQRGLAFLHSVEYKDGELIVPKTGLYYIYGQTYFRYHEASDSSPGDSLSVSRNAQMVQYIYKNTAYPEPILLMKNTRTTCWAKNREYELHSIYQGGVFELKYLDRIFVTVSNISWIDMAAGSSFFGAFLVS, from the exons ATGGATACAAAGTGTGGCTTG ATACGGGAGAACTTCTCCAAAAGCAACATGGCCTGCCTGACCGAGGACATTCTGaatcttaaccctggcaccatggGACATGAGGAATTCTATGACTATGCTAGCAGAGAGAAAACGGGATGGAATGAGGAGCTGTGCTGGCAATTCCGAGTGCAGATCCAACAGCTGATAGAGCAG ACAATATCCAATCAATATGAAGAGGACATGTCTGTAATTGTAAAAG GCGAAGTGTCTCGTTTGCTTCCATCTCTGACTCAGTCGGAATCAGGTTCTCAGCTAACTGCGCAAAAAATTGCTGCTCATCTGACGGGGAACTATAAGACCAGGTCAACCCAAGTGGAAG GTCCAGAGTCAAGAAAACTTCAGGGGCAGAAAGTACAAGCGTGGGAACCCCAGAGAGGGCTGGCATTTCTCCACAGTGTGGAATACAAAGATGGAGAGCTGATTGTCCCAAAAACTGGACTCTATTACATCTACGGCCAGACCTACTTTCGATATCATGAGGCCTCAGACTCCAGCCCAGGTGACTCGCTGTCAGTTTCCAGAAATGCACAGATGGTGCAGTATATCTACAAGAATACCGCCTACCCTGAACCTATCCTCTTGATGAAAAACACCAGGACAACATGCTGGGCTAAGAACAGGGAATATGAGTTACACTCCATTTACCAGGGTGGGGTGTTTGAACTCAAATACCTCGACAGAATATTTGTGACCGTCAGCAACATCAGCTGGATTGATATGGCTGCAGGATCCAGTTTTTTTGGAGCGTTCCTAGTCAGTTAG